The following proteins come from a genomic window of Labeo rohita strain BAU-BD-2019 chromosome 25, IGBB_LRoh.1.0, whole genome shotgun sequence:
- the hsd17b2 gene encoding estradiol 17-beta-dehydrogenase 2: MEEIVEDCLGFLYNLLVVICVGLMLLRVAEGRPVKWLVLLVVSGVTLSCLVNSSALKVGLVIVLCSVIHYVRKEEVMLSTQNKAVLITGCDSGFGHDLARFLDSAGMRVFAGVLDEHSPGALELKKAASPNLTVLQLDITNSSQITQAHQYIQSQTGKTGLWAVVNNAGVLGYVCDGEILPIKMYKKCLDVNFIGSVEITQVFLPLIRQSKGRLVSISSLAGEVQLPGFAGYGASKAALISFMGAIRKELSRWGVKVIIIQPGGFKTNILGSREQWNSAQEDVLSGLSQEVMASYGEEYIHSMQQRLVDMYSVSSSDTGPFLKALKHAILSPKPKPYYYPGASAWALPLLYRHCPTSLSDRIFTQIFMNSNAQPAELMNS; this comes from the exons ATGGAGGAGATTGTAGAAGACTGTCTGGGTTTCCTGTATAATCTGCTCGTGGTAATATGTGTTGGGCTGATGCTACTGCGGGTTGCTGAGGGCCGTCCGGTGAAGTGGTTGGTACTGCTCGTGGTTTCTGGAGTGACATTGAGCTGTTTGGTCAATTCAAGTGCTCTTAAAGTGGGGCTTGTGATTGTGCTGTGTAGTGTCATTCACTATGTAAGGAAAGAAGAGGTAATGTTGTCAACCCAAAACAAGGCGGTACTGATCACAG GTTGTGATTCAGGTTTTGGTCATGATCTGGCCAGGTTTTTAGACAGCGCAGGGATGAGGGTGTTTGCAGGGGTTCTGGATGAACACAGTCCTGGAGCTCTGGAGCTGAAGAAAGCTGCATCTCCAAACCTCACCGTCCTACAGTTAGACATCACCAACAGCAGCCAGATCACACAGGCACATCAGTACATCCAGAGCCAAACAGGCAAAACAG GACTCTGGGCAGTAGTGAACAATGCCGGAGTGCTGGGATACGTGTGTGATGGAGAAATTCTgccaattaaaatgtataaaaaatgctTAGATGTGAATTTCATTGGTAGTGTGGAGATTACACAAGTCTTTCTGCCTCTGATACGACAATCCAAAGGACGACTCGTCAGTATATCGAGTCTGGCAG GAGAAGTTCAACTTCCTGGATTCGCAGGATATGGAGCATCTAAAGCAGCGCTGATCTCGTTCATGGGAGCGATTAGAAAGGAACTCTCACGCTGGGGAGTCAAAGTCATCATCATTCAACCTGGAGGTTTCAAAACAA ATATTCTGGGCAGCAGAGAGCAGTGGAATAGCGCTCAGGAGGACGTCCTCAGCGGTTTGTCTCAGGAAGTGATGGCATCTTATGGAGAAGAATACATCCACTCAATGCAGCAGCGGCTGGTTGACATGTACTCAGTATCAAGCTCAGACACAGGGCCGTTTTTGAAGGCTTTAAAGCATGCAATACTGTCCCCGAAACCAAAACCCTATTATTACCCAGGGGCCTCAGCGTGGGCTCTTCCACTACTCTACAGACACTGTCCCACCTCACTGTCAGACAGAATCTTCACACAAATCTTTATGAACAGTAATGCCCAACCAGCAGAACTAATGAATTCTTGA
- the mphosph6 gene encoding M-phase phosphoprotein 6, protein MAKDGAAKLSKNLLRMKFMQRGLDADVKKQLDEEEKRIISDEHWFLDLPELKAKENHIIEERSYVPCEDLVYGRMSFRGFNPEVEKLMLLMNTNKEEEDEDEEDISKMETDITDEEMARRYESLVESMRNKFAKKRDRSAVAKSEEDVNCNVVESQPKKAFLKPRD, encoded by the exons ATGGCTAAGGATGGTGCAGCGAAACTGTCCAAAAATCTCCTGCGGATGAAG ttcatgcagagAGGGTTGGATGCAGATGTGAAGAAGCAGCTGGATGAGGAGGAGAAGAGGATCATCAGTGATGAGCACTGGTTCCTGGATCTGCCTGAACTCAAGGCCAAAGA aAACCATATCATTGAGGAAAGAAGTTACGTTCCCTGTGAGGATTTGGTTTATGGCAGAATGTCATTCAGAGGCTTCAATCCTGAAGTTGAG AAATTAATGTTACTgatgaacacaaacaaagaggAAGAGGATGAAGATGAGGAGGACATTAGCAAAATGGAAACCGATATTACAGATGAAGAGATGGCCAGAAG ATATGAAAGTTTGGTTGAGAGCATGAGAAACAAGTTTGCCAAGAAACGAGATCGCTCCGCAGTTGCTAAGAGTGAAGAGGACGTCAACTGCAACGTTGTTGAAAGTCAACCCAAAAAGGCCTTTCTGAAACCTCGAGACTGA